One region of Quercus lobata isolate SW786 chromosome 2, ValleyOak3.0 Primary Assembly, whole genome shotgun sequence genomic DNA includes:
- the LOC115973637 gene encoding SPX domain-containing protein 2-like, producing the protein MERLSTPACLVKILKEYEKSTGALIRLPFIQKVLQQPFFTTDMLYKLVKECEAMLDGLFPKCEPPASTVVADGDDDPSTSDTTNNSGLLRVPKELAEIEYKESLYMKSTISALRVLKEIRSGSSTVGPLSLPPLQYSAIEETCNKVSVLEQVAK; encoded by the exons ATGGAACGTTTAAGCACACCAGCAT GTTTGGTCAAAATACTCAAGGAGTATGAAAAAAGTACTGGTGCCCTCATTCGCTTGCCCTTCATTCAAAAGGTCTTGCAACAGCCCTTCTTCACCACTGACATGCTCTACAAGCTTGTGAAGGAGTGTGAGGCAATGCTGGACGGGCTTTTCCCTAAGTGTGAACCACCAGCTTCAACAGTGGTAGCTGATGGGGATGATGATCCTTCAACTTCTGACACTACCAATAACAGCGGTCTGCTCAGAGTGCCAAAGGAACTTGCAGAGATTGAGTATAAGGAGAGCTTATATATGAAGAGCACTATATCAGCACTACGGGTTTTGAAGGAAATTCGGAGCGGAAGCTCAACTGTTGGCCCTTTGTCATTGCCACCACTGCAATATAGTGCAATTGAGGAAACATGTAATAAAGTTTCAGTTCTGGAACAAGTTGCCAAGTAG